The following proteins are encoded in a genomic region of Pagrus major chromosome 16, Pma_NU_1.0:
- the map3k9 gene encoding mitogen-activated protein kinase kinase kinase 9 yields MDVFKPALDNSLSPKACVSSSEEAEADVFRWPTPENGISAAPDAGPAAAGFWTAVFDYEATADDELSLRRGDVVEVLSKDSLVSGDEGWWTGMIADRVGIFPSNYVSRGNGIPEEIRDTPEQQYSVPPLHLLEIDFSELTLEEIIGVGGFGKVYRAVWRGSEVAVKAARRDPDEDAEQTLESVRQEAKLFAMLNHPNIMALLGVCLQEPNLCLVMEYARGGPLNRALAGKRIPPCTLVDWAVQIARGMFYLHSQAIVPIIHRDLKSSNILILERVEMEDLSNKTLKITDFGLAREWHRTTKMSAAGTYAWMAPEVIRSSTFSKGSDIWSYGVLLWELLTGEVPFRGIDGLAVAYGVAMNKLALPIPSTCPEPFARLMEDCWSPDPHSRPLFTTILDQLTAIEESGFFEMPVESFHSLQDDWKLEIQEMFDQLRTKEKELRSWEEELTQAALQQKCQEEALRRREQELAEREIHILERELNIIIHQLYQEKPHVESRQGKFRRNRLKLKDGNRISLPSDFQHKITVQASPSHDRRRSLLSSGSSPQTSPPILPRLRAIQLTPGEGCTEDERKGSRKKGRSRGCGPQREHSADASVKPPHEGSRQRSCSAPNLRRSPRHSPAVPGVPSLVEMENEDCCFTTEPGAAPGQSYLCIPFHKEGHTAAGADGDGDEYCPSGQVPGTPPCRKSPGGGRRSELVLLGCGALLAAVGLGCNLLTLAQPEENIKPRWEGFFHRTGGQRRSTSPPTRRLFRRESPLKPSAPSLPERGLPPSYTLLSLSSVSDCNSTRSLLRTDSEELFVCHPASPPRVSQHQAVQHPVNPLVNTHLESFKRNPRQSLTPTHVPSAPSSSRSLRRTPSDGAIKKSCLPNNLEPLPEKTALENTGGFRDCPEVPRLPDPNLVFPPTPRRRCAPERPKTLDFVARPRPSPRARCDVFWAEARPRGNGQNLGNGESPAHTSSTETPPTVEFGRDPAVLPTPMEAPTPYSPRRNRVMNEGNENLLDQLDEGQCRDGTVPLCRPEISFPKDSPYHYRPGFWS; encoded by the exons ATGGATGTCTTCAAACCCGCTTTGGACAATAGTTTGAGTCCCAAGGCGTGCGTGTCCTCCTCGGAAGAAGCAGAGGCAGATGTTTTTCGCTGGCCCACACCGGAGAATGGCATCAGCGCCGCGCCGGATGCGGGACCCGCCGCAGCGGGCTTCTGGACGGCCGTGTTCGACTATGAAGCGACTGCGGACGACGAGCTCAGCCTGCGCAGGGGGGACGTGGTGGAGGTCCTGTCCAAAGACTCCCTTGTGTCGGGAGATGAGGGCTGGTGGACCGGTATGATAGCAGACCGGGTTGGCATTTTCCCGTCCAATTATGTGAGCAGAGGGAATGGCATTCCGGAGGAAATACGGGACACCCCGGAGCAGCAGTACTCAGTGCCTCCTCTGCACC TCCTGGAGATTGATTTCTCAGAGCTCaccctggaggaaatcatcGGTGTGGGCGGATTTGGGAAAGTCTACCGTGCAGTGTGGCGCGGCTCGGAGGTGGCGGTGAAGGCAGCCCGACGGGACCCAGATGAGGACGCGGAGCAGACTCTGGAGAGCGTGCGCCAGGAGGCCAAACTCTTCGCCATGCTCAACCATCCCAACATCATGGCGCTGCTGGGGGTGTGTCTGCAGGAGCCCAACCTGTGTCTGGTCATGGAGTACGCCCGGGGAGGCCCTCTCAACCGGGCCCTCGCAGGGAAACGTATCCCCCCGTGCACGCTGGTGGACTGGGCCGTGCAGATCGCCCGAGGGATGTTCTACCTCCACAGCCAGGCCATCGTCCCCATTATCCACCGGGACCTCAAGTCCAGCAACA TCCTCATCCTTGAGAGGGTTGAGATGGAAGACCTCAGCAACAAGACTCTGAAGATCACAGACTTTGGGCTGGCTCGAGAGTGGCACCGCACCACCAAGATGAGTGCTGCTGGCACCTACGCCTGGATGGCTCCCGAAGTCATCCGCTCGTCTACGTTCTCCAAGGGTAGCGACATTTGGAG ttatgGTGTGCTGTTGTGGGAGCTGCTGACAGGAGAAGTCCCATTTCGGGGAATCGACGGTCTCGCAGTGGCTTACGGGGTGGCGATGAACAAACTGGCTTTGCCCATTCCTTCGACCTGTCCTGAGCCCTTTGCACGTCTTATGGAAG ACTGCTGGAGCCCAGACCCCCACTCACGACCGCTGTTCACAACTATTCTGGACCAGCTGACAGCCATCGAGGAGTCTGGCTTTTTTGAGATGCCAGTCGAGTCCTTTCACTCTCTGCAGGATGACTGGAAACTGGAGATCCAAGAAATGTTTGATCAACTGAGGACCAAAGAGAAG GAGCTCCGATCGTGGGAGGAGGAGCTGACCCAAGCAGCGCTGCAGCAGAAGTGCCAGGAGGAGGCGTTGAGGAGGCGCGAGCAGGAGCTGGCCGAGCGGGAGATCCACATTCTGGAGCGAGAGCTCAACATCATCATTCACCAGCTCTACCAGGAAAAGCCTCACGTGGAGAGCCGGCAGGGAAAGTTCCGCCGCAACCGCCTTAAACTCAAGGATGGGAACAGGATCAGCCTGCCTTCAG ATTTTCAGCACAAAATCACCGTGCAGGCATCTCCCTCACATGATCGACGGAGGAGTTTGCTCAGCAGTGGCTCCAGTCCTCAGACTAGTCCGCCGATACTGCCTCGCCTGAGAGCCATCCAAC TCACCCCAGGTGAGGGATGCACA gaggatgagaggaagggGTCCAGGAAAAAGGGTAGATCCCGCGGGTGTGGCCCACAGAGGGAGCACAGTGCTGATGCCAG TGTGAAGCCTCCTCATGAAGGCAGCAGGCAGCGGTCCTGCAGCGCCCCAAACCTTCGCAGATCCCCGAGACACAGTCCAGCAGTGCCTGGAGTGCCAAGCCTTGTGGAGATGG AAAATGAAGACTGCTGCTTCACTACTGAGCCAGGTGCAGCTCCTGGTCAGTCCTACCTCTGCATCCCCTTCCATAAGGAGGGTCACACGGCTGCTGGTGCTGACGGTGATGGAGATGAGTATTGCCCCAGCGGCCAGGTTCCAGGAACACCGCCGTGCAGGAAGAGCCCCGGTGGAGGCCGGCGGTCTGAGCTGGTCCTGCTGGGCTGCGGAGCTCTGCTGGCAGCCGTCGGACTGGGATGCAATCTGCTAACTTTAGCCCAACCGGAGGAGAACATTAAACCACGATGGGAGGGCTTCTTCCACAGAACAGGGGGCCAGAGGAGGAGCACCAGCCCCCCGACTCGCAGACTGTTCCGGCGGGAAAGCCCGCTGAAACCCTCGGCGCCCTCGCTGCCTGAGCGAGGCTTGCCGCCCTCTTACACGCTGCTGTCCTTATCATCAGTGTCTGACTGCAACTCTACACGCTCGCTGCTGCGCACCGACAGCGAGGAGTTGTTTGTCTGCCACCCTGCCTCACCGCCTCGTGTCTCGCAGCATCAGGCCGTCCAACACCCCGTCAACCCTCTGGTCAACACCCACCTTGAGAGCTTCAAGCGTAACCCCCGCCAGTCTCTGACCCCGACACATGTACCCTCCGCCCCGAGTTCCTCACGTAGCTTGCGTCGAACACCATCGGACGGGGCCATCAAGAAGAGCTGCCTCCCTAATAATCTGGAGCCATTGCCAGAGAAAACAGCATTAGAGAACACAG gTGGCTTCAGAGACTGTCCTGAGGTACCCCGACTTCCCGATCCAAATCTTGTGTTCCCTCCAACTCCCCGTCGTCGCTGTGCTCCCGAACGCCCCAAAACCCTTGACTTTGTGGCTCGGCCTCGGCCTTCACCGCGGGCTCGCTGTGATGTGTTTTGGGCGGAAGCGAGGCCCAGGGGAAACGGACAAAACCTGGGTAATGGCGAGTCCCCTGCCCACACATCCAGCACAGAGACACCTCCTACTGTAGAGTTTGGTAGAGACCCGGCGGTTCTGCCCACCCCCATGGAGGCGCCGACGCCCTACTCCCCCCGCAGGAATAGGGTTATGAATGAAGGGAATGAAAACCTGCTGGATCAGCTGGATGAGGGACAGTGCCGTGATGGAACAGTCCCACTCTGCAGACCGGAGATCAGCTTTCCCAAAGACTCACCTTACCACTACAGACCCGGATTCTGGTCCTGA